Genomic DNA from Synergistota bacterium:
AAAGCAACCCGCTCAAAAAACTCCTCTACCGTTCTATCAACAAAATCCCTCTCAAGCCACATTAACTCAGCAAGCCTGAATATGGCTTTTTTAACGGAAGGATTATATTCACTCAAAATCGGAAGAAGAACGTGCCTTATCTTGTTTCTGAGATAATGGGTATCATAATTCGTTATGTCCACTCTGTAGGAAAGCCCTTTCTGACGAACGTAGCTCTCTATCTCAGAGCGCCAAACCTTAATAATGGGTCTGACATAGGGAAAAGCATCGGGACGCATACCGCAGATACCTTTTGGTCCGGTTCCCCTCAAGATTCTCATCAAGACGGTTTCAACCTGATCATCAGCGTTATGAGCGAGGGCTATCTTATCAGCTCTTAGGGCTCTCAAGCAGCGGTTAAAGAAGGCATATCTAACCCTTCTTGCAGATTCCTCAAGGGACTCTCCCTTTTCTAAGAGCCTCGCGTCGTTTCTGCTTACAGTACAACCCAAACCATATTTAAGAGCCAGACGCTGAACAAACAGGGAATCCTCGTAGGAATCCTCCCCTCTGATCATGTGATCGAGGTGAACGACATGGAGGTAAATATCATAAACGGGGGACAGCTCAACCAGCACATCGAGCAAAACTACGGAATCTATTCCTCCAGAGACACCAACTAAAACCCTATCTCCCCTTTTAAAAAGCCCATACTCCTCTATTGTTTGTTTTACCTTTTCTATTAACATTCACACATAAATAAAAAATGGTGGCGGTGCAGGGGCTCGAACCCTGGACCCTACGGGTATGAACCGTATGCTCTCGCCAGCTGAGCTACACCGCCACTTAATAAAAATGGTTGCGGGGGCGGGACTCGAACCCGCGACCTTCGGGTTATGAGCCCGACGAGCTACCTTCTGCTCCACCCCGCGTTCCCGCTTAGTATTATATTGAGCTTACCCCAAAAAGTCAAGTTTTGCATAAATCAAGATGGTAGATAAATACTGATAAAATAAGCTTATCCAGAAGCAAAAGGAGGGTATAAAGCATGAACTGGTTTTTCTGGGCTTTCTTAGCGATGGTGTGCTGGGGATTGGGGCCTATCTTCGCCAAGCTGGGGTTAGCGAAAAGCGATCCTTTTAGCGCCCTTTTGGCTCGAACCTTAGGAGTTCTCATCACTCTTGGGATATGGGGAGCGATTACCTCATCCTTAACGAGCGTTAAAAGCTTAGATGCGAGAACATGGACTCTCCTAATAGCTGAGGGAATAGCAGCATCCGTTATAGGTCATTTCGCTTATTTTAAGGCACTGCAAGCCGGTAAGGTATCTCTCGTGGTCCCTATAGTTTCCTCATATCCATTAGTGGCAGTGATCCTCTCGATGCTTTTACTCAGTGAAAGGATTACCCTTACCCGAGGAATAGGAATGGGGCTGATAATACTTGGCGTGCTTTTAATAAAGAGAGGCTAAATATCAACTCCAAGGAATCTCCTAGCTATAATTCCTATTATAAAAGAAAGACCTGCAACGGAAAAGCTCAGTATGCTCATTTCAAGAAAGAGCCCCTTAAACGATTTTTCCTTGACCACAGACACGAAGAAGGTAAAAATCGCTATTATCACAAGTGCACTTAAAAGCGAAAACGCTAAGGCGATAAATATGCTAAATGTAAAGAAAGGAACAACGAGAAAGAAAACCGCAAGCATATAAGCTATTCCAGTATAAAACGCAGCGCTAAGAGGACTTTTACCTTCTTTAGATTCGGATTTCTGCGAAAGATATTCCGAAACGGACATAGAAAGCGCAGCAGCTATTCCCGTTATCATGGCAGCTATTCCCACTATACTCGAGTTCCGAAAGGCAAAGGTCATTCCCGCTATCGCACCAGTAAGTTCAACTATAGCGTCACTTACTCCCAATATCATTGAGCTTATGTACTTAAGCCTGTTTTCATCTATCATTTTCACCAGCGTTCTTTCGTGTCTTTTCTCATCCTCAAGCACTTCTTTGGCACTGGGTATAGCATCGAGAATTCTCTCATAATGTTCCTCTGCTTTCTCTTCCGCCTTTTCCATCATTTTAATAACGAAGGTCAAACCTAAAACCTTCTCTATCAGGATATACTTGAATATCTCCCAGCGGGACGGCTTAAGATCTCTCCCCGTGTATTCCTTCCACTTCTCATAGTGCTTCAGCTCATCGCGAGCTATGTTCTCAAGGATCCTCTTGTTAGCTCCTTTAAGTCTTTGAGCTATGCTCATGTAAACCGCGTACTGTGTTATCTCGCTCCTCTGCAGATCGAGAACTACACTTTTTAAATCCCTATCCATCAAAGCTTACCCCCTCTTTTAATCTCTATAGATAGGCTAAAACAGTCAGCCAGCATAGTCAAGCTCAGACAATAAACTTCTTTAAAGATTTAGCTTTTCAAGCAAGGGTAAAAGATATAAAATGGAAACGGAGGTGAAAAATCTTGATTAATTTATTACTTATCTCGGTGCTGCTTGTGTTAATCCACGTGGCGACGGCGTTTGCTACTCCCCTTAAGATACCTTTCATCAAAAATATCGGACAGCTTCCTCAAAACATCTCTTACTATGCCACGACTTTCTCCGAAAACGCGGTATATATCATGAAAAACGGGGAAATAGTCTATTCCCTGCCTAACGGAAAGTTCTTAATAGAACGCTTTGGTAACCTCCCAAGTAGTGTTATATGCGAACCATCTTCCACACGCGTCAGCTACTTCGTGGGAAAAGATCCGCGAAAATGGTATAGGAATATACCAACTTTCAAGAGTATCACTCTAAAAAACACCTATCCAGGAGTAAACCTGACTCTCGTAGCATATGATAAAAAGATCGAAAAGATCTTCACCGTTCTGCCAGGAAGTTCTCCAAACGTTATAAGCATTGAGTTTAAAGGAACTAATAAGCTGAAATTAGATTCAAAAGGAAATCTATGCATATCAAAAGATGTCTATTTCAGCAAGCCCATCGCTTATCAGATCTTAAGGGGAAAAAGAAGAGAAATAGCGATCTCTTACAGGCTTATATCGAAAAACCGTTATGGATTTAAAGTCGGAAATTATAATACGAATCTTCCGCTTTACATCGATCCTGTTCTAACGGTGAGATATCTGGGAGGAAGCAAAGGAGACAATACCTGGACGGAAAGCTTTGTCCTCAAGACGAGTTCTTCTGGAATATATATAGCAGGATATACCATATCAACTGGATTACCTGCTTCAGACGAGAGACCATATAACCCGCTTGGCAGAAGATACGGATTTATAGCCAAGCTAGGTCCGGATTTAAAGAGCATAGAGAAAAGTATATATGTGGGAGGTTCAGGCGATGATCGAATACGCGATTTACTGATAACTTCCTCGGGAGAGATATATGTCACGGGTGATACAAACTCCGTTGATTTTCCAAACGCTGTGAACCATATTTCCCAAAACTTCGATGCTTTCGTAGCCAAGATATCGCCAGACTTAGGCGGAGTGGAAAAGAGCATATACATCGGAGGGTATGTCGACGATATCGCGTATGGAATAGCTCTCTCACCCTCCGGAGATATCTATATAGCGGGAGAGTCATGCTCACAGAATCTACCAAACGCCTCAAATCACCTTCACGGAGTTAATTACGATGGATTTGTAGCTGAGATAGACGCTGACCTAAGTCAGATTAAAAAATCTATATTTGTGGGAGGAACAGGCAGTGATAGTGCCCTCGATATAACGATTGATTCGCATGGAAACATATATATAACCGGAGGAACTAATTCAAACGATTTTCCAAATTCGATAAACGAATACAAAGGAGGAGAAGCCGACGTTTTTATCGCCAATCTAAACCTCGACTTAACGGAAATAAATAAAACGATATATATCGGAGGAAGTGGAGAAGATATAGCCAGGAGCATTGAGATAAGCCATGATGGAAACATATACATAGCTGGAAGAACATCTTCTCACGATTTTCAAGGAGCTTTAAACGAATACTTCGGTGGAGACATGGATAGCTTCATAGCCGAGATATCCCCTGATCTTAGCGAAGTAGAAAAAGCACTTTACATAGGAGGAAGCGATTACGATGAAGCTCATCTTCTATACCAGGATGAAAGCTCTCAAAGGATACTAATTGGAGGGGAAACCGGATCTCAAGATTTTGAAAAGACGGTGAACTCATATTCAGGAAAAGGGGACGGATTCATTGCAATAATAGCACCAGATTTAAGTAAAATTGAAAAAAGCCTCTATTTCGGGGGAAGCGACTATGATGAGGTTAACGGCATTCTCGCTATGGCTGATGGAACGATACTCATATCTGGAACGACATCCTCAAGCGATATACCGAAGTCCTTAAACAGCTTTCAATGCGGGGAAAACAAAGCCTTTATTGCCACGATTTCCTCTGACCTAAGTGAGATAAGGAGCAGTTTCTATTTCGGAGGATATGGATGGGATGAAATTTACGCGCTAAAACCCTCGCCTTCCGGTGAAATATATGTCGCTGGGAAAACAGACTCTCTTGAGTTTAGCTCAGTGGCGGAAAACGCCCTTCACAACATGGAAGACGCCTTTATAGCAAAGCTTTCCTCCGATCTAAAAGAGGTTAAGGCAATGATATACATAGGAGGAAACAGCCACGACTACGCCTTAGCCCTATCATTCTCACCCTCGGGAGATATATACATAGCTGGGCACACTACTTCGAACGATCTTCCTAACGCGACCGGTGAGTTTAAGGGATACTCAAAGGGATTCGTAGCAAGGGTATCTCCGGATCTCGACGATGTGAAAAAGACAATATACATCGGAGGAAGCGCTTATGATGATGTGATCTCAATGGATATCTCCAACGATGGGTTCATATATGTAACCGGATACACATACTCAAGAGATCTCCCAAACGCATCAAATGAGCTGTTTGGAACCCAAGACGCTTTCGTAGCTAAAATTCCCCCTGATTTGAGCGAGATAGAACGAAGCATATATGTGGGAGGGAGCGAAGCAGACATAGGGACAGATCTTAAGATATCATCGAAGGGAGATATCTATATCTGCGGGCAAACGCTCTCTAACGATCTCTACAAAGCCTCTAACTCCAACCACGGTTTCTGGGATGCCTTCGTGGCTAAAATTTCTTCAGATCTCGCCGAGATAAAAGGAACCATATATGTTGGTGGAAGCAGTATAGATTCATCCCTCTCCATTCAGATCGCCGAAAATGGAAATATATATATAGCGGGAACGACCTACTCAGAAGACCTGTCAGGTAGCTTGAATGAAAAATCCGGTGAGGGAGATGCTTTTGTCGCACAGTTAGACGATAATTTAACGAAGGTTGAAAAGAGCCTATACATAGGCGGAGAAAAGAACGATATAGGAACGAAACTCTCGGTTCTCCCCGATGGAATTTATATATGCGGTTATAGCTCCTCCGAAAGGATACCCGGCTTTGTAAACGAAAACTCAGGAGAAATAGATAGTTTTCTGGCAAAGATAGACGACACCCTGAACGGAATTGAAATGGGATCATTTTTCGGGGGCAAGAATAGCGACATCGCACGAGCGCTTTATGTGAAATCCGACGACGACATAACGGTTGCAGGTTATACCTTTTCGACTGATCTTCCGGAAGCTGTAAACTCAAACTCGGGAGGAGAGGACGCATTCGTAGCGAGAATAAGCCTTGAGGGCGGAAGAAAATCGGGTGGAGGATGTTCTGCCACCAGAAAGCCCCAAAAGAATCTCTTATTCCCGATTATATACATCTTCCCGCTCTTATTGATTCTCTTAAGATGCCTTGACAAAAGAAAGATCGTATGATAGATTATAAGCGTTAATTATTCTAATTTATCGAGCTAAATCGATAGTTAAACAAAATGAAGCTGATTAAACCTAAAGGTTGTAAGGATTATCTTCCATCAGAAGCGAAAAGATTAAGAGAAATAGAGAAAAAGCTTTCCTCCCTCTTTGAAAGCTGGGGATATGAAGAAGTTATACCTCCAAGTTTTGAGTATTATGAGTTTCTCACCGAGGGATTAGGCAGAGATTACAAAAAAAGCGTCTACAAGCTAATAGATAGAGAGGGAGAAATTCTTTCCTTGAGACCTGAGCTTACTAAACCAACCGGAAGAATAGCCCTGACACATCTTTCAAGAGAGCCTTATCCCATAAAGGTATACTATAGAGGCATGGTTTTCTCACGGGAAGAGCCGATGGAATTTCCACAAATAGGCGTTGAGGTCTTCGGAGATTCCTCAATATGTGCAGACATAGAGGTTCTTAATATAGCGATAGAAAGCATGAAAGCCATAGGAATAGAAAGACCAATAGTAGATCTAAATCACGCTAACCTAATAAATGAAATATTAAACTCATTAACCGAAGATGAAGAATACAGAGAACTTCTGATAGCCTCTCTCGCTTCCAAAAATCTCGTGCTTTATAGAGAACTCATAGCGTTTATGAATATACCGGAGGATCAGAGAAGGTTTCTCGCTAAGCTTCCGCTAATTAGGGGAAAAAGAGAAATCTTAGAGAGGATCCATATACCCTTTGACTCACCAGCTATAGAAAATGCTCTTGGTGAGCTGAAGGAGATCACAGAAAATATAGAGTTTGAGGAAGTAATAATCGATCTGGGTATGGTAAGAAAATTCGACTATTATACCGGTATTATATTTGAGCTTAGTAATCCCCTTGAAGGAAAGGTATTTGGTGGAGGAGGAAGGTATGATAGGCTTTTCGGCATACCCGCGGTGGGCTTCGCTTTATCTCTTAGAACTCTCCCCTCTCCTATCGAGGACGGAAGGATTGATCTTCTAATAAAGATAACAGAGATAAGAAGAGATCTTAAAGAAGCGCTGAGAATAGCAAAAGCGGTAAGAGATAGAGGTTTTAAGGTATTAGTTATCCCTCCAAATGCCGATGAACAGCTCTTTCTGAAAAGAAAAAGACCTAACACCTTTTTAAAGCTGGAAGGGGAAGATATAGATGAAAGCAAACTTATCGATAGCCTTACCGACGGGAAGGCTTCTAAGGAAGATAATAGAGCTTTTTAACAAGATGGGAATGTTTAACGAGCCTTATGAGAGATTTTCCAAAAGCAGAAAGCTCATCATAGAGCTGAACGGATTTAAGTTTATCCTAGCAAAGCCATTTGATATACCGGTTTATGTTTCAAGAAGGGCAGCCGACCTTGGAATAGTTGGAAACGACGTAATCTGGGAGAGGAACGAGGAAGTTTACGAAATAGCTGATCTCGGAATAGGAAGATGCGAACTCGTAATAGCCTCCCCCCGCTCAAGCGGATTATCTTTTAAAAAAGAGCTCCTTTGGGGGAAAAGACTCGGGACCAAGTATCCTAAAATAGCAGAAGACTTTTTGAGTTATCAGGGTATCCAAATGGATATCGTTAAGCTCTATGGTTCTGTGGAACTCGCACCCCTCGTAAATCTGGTAGATGTTATTCTCGATCTTAAGGAAACGGGACGGACATTAAGAGAAAATGACCTTGTGATCATAAAAAGCGTTGCGCAGGTGAGTGCGAGACTGATAGTGAATCCCGTCTGCTATAAAACGAGAACAGACGAGATTCTTGAATTAGCGTCGATTTTAGAGGAGGGTGATAGGTCTTGAAAATCATAAGAGGGATCGAGGAAGCACTTAAGTTCATCGAGGAAATCGCCTCCGCGAGGGAACCTACCCATGGCGAGATAGAGGAAAGAGTAAAGGAGTTAATAGAGAAGGTTAAGCTCCTTGGAGACAAGGCTATTTTAGAAGACATAGAAAAGTTTCAAGGCGCTAAGCTGAGCGAGAGGGATATCATGGTAAGCGAAAAAGATATAAATGAATCAGCCAAGCTCGTTCCAACCGAGATAAAAAAAGCTATTAAGATAGCGATAGAAAGAATTTCCAAGTTTCACGAAAGGCAAAAGCCCCAATCCTGGGTGATGGAAGAGGAAAACGGAAACATCCTGGGACAAAAGGTCGTACCGATTGAAAACGTTGGTATCTACGTTCCGGGAGGAAGAGCTCCATATCCATCATCTCTGCTGATGGCCGCCGTTCCGGCCAAGATAGCCGGCGTCAAGAGGATTATAGTTTGCACACCTCCCTCATCTGACGGAAGCGTATCTCCTAGCATTCTCTTCTCCGCGAGAGAGCTCGGAATAAGTGAGATCTACAGAGCAGGAGGAGCCACGGCGATAGCGGCAATGGCACTTGGGACGGAAACTATCCCCAAGGTAGACAAAATAGTGGGACCCGGGAATATTTACGTAACTTCAGCGAAAAAGCTACTTATGGGAGAAGTAGGAATAGACTCCTTAGCCGGGCCGAGCGAGATATGCGTTCTCGCAGATGAGGAAGCAAATCCCTCATGGGTGGCAGCAGACTTAATCTCTCAGGCTGAGCATGATCCTCTATCCTCCTCAATTCTAATAACTGATTCAAACAAGCTTGCAGAAAGCGTGCACTGTATGATCTATCACTTAATAGAGGATCTTCCACGCAGGGAAATAGTAGAAGAGGCTTTGGGAACCTATGGGGGTATAGTAATCGTCCATAACATCGAAGATGGTATAAAGGTGGTAAACGCCATAGCACCTGAGCACCTCGAAATACAGGTCAAAGACGCTTTCTCGATACTGCCCAAGATTAAAAACGCGGGAACCATCTTTCTTGGAAATTACACTTCTGAAGTTATAGGAGACTACGTAGGAGGACCTAACCATATACTTCCTACTTCTGGAACTGCAAGATTCTCCTCTACACTATGCGTCGGGGATTTCACAAAGGTTATTAACTTTCTCTCCTTATCCGAAAGGGGTTTTGAGGAGCTATCGATGCCAGCTGTAATCCTCGCGGAAGCTGAGAAACTTCAAGGACATGCCTTATCCATAAAGATCAGGAAGGAAAGCAAAGGCGCAAAAGGGGAGGGACCACGATGGACGGGACACTGAGGCTTAATCTAAATGAGAATCCCTTCAATCCACTGGCTTCCTTTAAAGAAGAGCTAAAAGAACGCCTCTTAAAAGTAAACATTAACAGATATCCAGATCCAGAATACTCCCGATTAAAAAGAGCACTGGCTAACAAGTTCTCAATAAGCGAGAGGAACTTAACCATTGGAAACGGTTCCGATGAACTTATTCTCTATATATTCATCGCCTTTGGAAGAGAAGGCCTTCCAGTTGTCATACCTCACCCAACTTTTACTATGTATGAAACATTAGCTCCTCTTTTTAAGCTCAAAGTAATAAAGATTCCCCTCGTGGAGGAAACATGGGATCTTCCTATGAAAGAGATGAAGAAAGCTACCGCAGAAGGAGCAATTCTATTTTTAGCATATCCCAATAATCCAACCGGAAACCTATGGGAGGAGAAAAAGATAGAAAATCTCGTTGAAGCAAACCCAGGTATAACCATAATCGATGAAGCTTACTACGAGTTCTCCGGAAGAAGTTTGCTAAAGCTTCTTGAGAGGTTTAGCAACGTTATAATATTAAGAACCTTTTCAAAAGCATTCGGAATAGCAGGAGCGAGAGTAGGATATGCCATTTCGAATGAAAGCCTGATCTCAAGGCTTGAAGAAGTGAGACTTCCTTTCAACTTAAGTGCATTTTCAGAGGAAATCGCCCTTTTTCTCCTTGAGAAAGAAGAATGGGTTAAA
This window encodes:
- a CDS encoding EamA family transporter, whose protein sequence is MNWFFWAFLAMVCWGLGPIFAKLGLAKSDPFSALLARTLGVLITLGIWGAITSSLTSVKSLDARTWTLLIAEGIAASVIGHFAYFKALQAGKVSLVVPIVSSYPLVAVILSMLLLSERITLTRGIGMGLIILGVLLIKRG
- the hisD gene encoding histidinol dehydrogenase, with product MKIIRGIEEALKFIEEIASAREPTHGEIEERVKELIEKVKLLGDKAILEDIEKFQGAKLSERDIMVSEKDINESAKLVPTEIKKAIKIAIERISKFHERQKPQSWVMEEENGNILGQKVVPIENVGIYVPGGRAPYPSSLLMAAVPAKIAGVKRIIVCTPPSSDGSVSPSILFSARELGISEIYRAGGATAIAAMALGTETIPKVDKIVGPGNIYVTSAKKLLMGEVGIDSLAGPSEICVLADEEANPSWVAADLISQAEHDPLSSSILITDSNKLAESVHCMIYHLIEDLPRREIVEEALGTYGGIVIVHNIEDGIKVVNAIAPEHLEIQVKDAFSILPKIKNAGTIFLGNYTSEVIGDYVGGPNHILPTSGTARFSSTLCVGDFTKVINFLSLSERGFEELSMPAVILAEAEKLQGHALSIKIRKESKGAKGEGPRWTGH
- a CDS encoding ATP phosphoribosyltransferase, translating into MKANLSIALPTGRLLRKIIELFNKMGMFNEPYERFSKSRKLIIELNGFKFILAKPFDIPVYVSRRAADLGIVGNDVIWERNEEVYEIADLGIGRCELVIASPRSSGLSFKKELLWGKRLGTKYPKIAEDFLSYQGIQMDIVKLYGSVELAPLVNLVDVILDLKETGRTLRENDLVIIKSVAQVSARLIVNPVCYKTRTDEILELASILEEGDRS
- the hisC gene encoding histidinol-phosphate transaminase → MDGTLRLNLNENPFNPLASFKEELKERLLKVNINRYPDPEYSRLKRALANKFSISERNLTIGNGSDELILYIFIAFGREGLPVVIPHPTFTMYETLAPLFKLKVIKIPLVEETWDLPMKEMKKATAEGAILFLAYPNNPTGNLWEEKKIENLVEANPGITIIDEAYYEFSGRSLLKLLERFSNVIILRTFSKAFGIAGARVGYAISNESLISRLEEVRLPFNLSAFSEEIALFLLEKEEWVKSCIEHIIQAREWLYNKLLNSSLLKVYPSQANFLLCKILRSDLNIVELLEKRNIKIRKPDISGNYIRISIGKGEEVERLWLSLKELQEKLT
- a CDS encoding SBBP repeat-containing protein, coding for MINLLLISVLLVLIHVATAFATPLKIPFIKNIGQLPQNISYYATTFSENAVYIMKNGEIVYSLPNGKFLIERFGNLPSSVICEPSSTRVSYFVGKDPRKWYRNIPTFKSITLKNTYPGVNLTLVAYDKKIEKIFTVLPGSSPNVISIEFKGTNKLKLDSKGNLCISKDVYFSKPIAYQILRGKRREIAISYRLISKNRYGFKVGNYNTNLPLYIDPVLTVRYLGGSKGDNTWTESFVLKTSSSGIYIAGYTISTGLPASDERPYNPLGRRYGFIAKLGPDLKSIEKSIYVGGSGDDRIRDLLITSSGEIYVTGDTNSVDFPNAVNHISQNFDAFVAKISPDLGGVEKSIYIGGYVDDIAYGIALSPSGDIYIAGESCSQNLPNASNHLHGVNYDGFVAEIDADLSQIKKSIFVGGTGSDSALDITIDSHGNIYITGGTNSNDFPNSINEYKGGEADVFIANLNLDLTEINKTIYIGGSGEDIARSIEISHDGNIYIAGRTSSHDFQGALNEYFGGDMDSFIAEISPDLSEVEKALYIGGSDYDEAHLLYQDESSQRILIGGETGSQDFEKTVNSYSGKGDGFIAIIAPDLSKIEKSLYFGGSDYDEVNGILAMADGTILISGTTSSSDIPKSLNSFQCGENKAFIATISSDLSEIRSSFYFGGYGWDEIYALKPSPSGEIYVAGKTDSLEFSSVAENALHNMEDAFIAKLSSDLKEVKAMIYIGGNSHDYALALSFSPSGDIYIAGHTTSNDLPNATGEFKGYSKGFVARVSPDLDDVKKTIYIGGSAYDDVISMDISNDGFIYVTGYTYSRDLPNASNELFGTQDAFVAKIPPDLSEIERSIYVGGSEADIGTDLKISSKGDIYICGQTLSNDLYKASNSNHGFWDAFVAKISSDLAEIKGTIYVGGSSIDSSLSIQIAENGNIYIAGTTYSEDLSGSLNEKSGEGDAFVAQLDDNLTKVEKSLYIGGEKNDIGTKLSVLPDGIYICGYSSSERIPGFVNENSGEIDSFLAKIDDTLNGIEMGSFFGGKNSDIARALYVKSDDDITVAGYTFSTDLPEAVNSNSGGEDAFVARISLEGGRKSGGGCSATRKPQKNLLFPIIYIFPLLLILLRCLDKRKIV
- a CDS encoding ATP phosphoribosyltransferase regulatory subunit, translated to MKLIKPKGCKDYLPSEAKRLREIEKKLSSLFESWGYEEVIPPSFEYYEFLTEGLGRDYKKSVYKLIDREGEILSLRPELTKPTGRIALTHLSREPYPIKVYYRGMVFSREEPMEFPQIGVEVFGDSSICADIEVLNIAIESMKAIGIERPIVDLNHANLINEILNSLTEDEEYRELLIASLASKNLVLYRELIAFMNIPEDQRRFLAKLPLIRGKREILERIHIPFDSPAIENALGELKEITENIEFEEVIIDLGMVRKFDYYTGIIFELSNPLEGKVFGGGGRYDRLFGIPAVGFALSLRTLPSPIEDGRIDLLIKITEIRRDLKEALRIAKAVRDRGFKVLVIPPNADEQLFLKRKRPNTFLKLEGEDIDESKLIDSLTDGKASKEDNRAF
- a CDS encoding VIT1/CCC1 transporter family protein; amino-acid sequence: MDRDLKSVVLDLQRSEITQYAVYMSIAQRLKGANKRILENIARDELKHYEKWKEYTGRDLKPSRWEIFKYILIEKVLGLTFVIKMMEKAEEKAEEHYERILDAIPSAKEVLEDEKRHERTLVKMIDENRLKYISSMILGVSDAIVELTGAIAGMTFAFRNSSIVGIAAMITGIAAALSMSVSEYLSQKSESKEGKSPLSAAFYTGIAYMLAVFFLVVPFFTFSIFIALAFSLLSALVIIAIFTFFVSVVKEKSFKGLFLEMSILSFSVAGLSFIIGIIARRFLGVDI
- the tilS gene encoding tRNA lysidine(34) synthetase TilS — translated: MLIEKVKQTIEEYGLFKRGDRVLVGVSGGIDSVVLLDVLVELSPVYDIYLHVVHLDHMIRGEDSYEDSLFVQRLALKYGLGCTVSRNDARLLEKGESLEESARRVRYAFFNRCLRALRADKIALAHNADDQVETVLMRILRGTGPKGICGMRPDAFPYVRPIIKVWRSEIESYVRQKGLSYRVDITNYDTHYLRNKIRHVLLPILSEYNPSVKKAIFRLAELMWLERDFVDRTVEEFFERVALRGDGSYCFKVEALRKDHFLFLEVLREAIRRLKGSLYGFSKEDLDAVWDRGKGAYDLPKGIRIEYGKEKMCVFLRRKSIKDRDWFQKLKIPGITEIPSGEIVAEYVSFFRRPSSEREAFIDAEKVKLPLFVRNRRAGDRIQPLGMRGSKKLKKLLAEAGVPLEERDKVPIIIDSEGDIIWVGGVRLSEKGKVEPSTRVVLHLVYEREGWK